In the genome of Streptomyces sp. Tu 3180, the window CTGGTCTTCGAGTACGTCCACCCCACCCAGCGGAGCTACGCATGAAGCTCACCCTGCGCGTCTGGCGGCAGAAGAACGCCGACGCCGACGGCACCATGTCCACGTACGAGGTGGACGGCGTCTCACCCGACATGTCCTTCCTGGAGATGCTCGACACCCTCAACGAGGAGCTCATCCTCAAGGGCGAGGACCCGATCGCCTTCGACCACGACTGCCGCGAGGGCATCTGCGGCGCCTGCTCGCTGGTCATCAACGGCGACGCCCACGGGCCCGAGCGCACCACCACCTGCCAGCTGCACATGCGGTCCTTCAAGGACGGCGACACCATCGACGTCGAGCCGTGGCGGGCGGCGGCCTTCCCGGTCGTGAAGGACCTGGTGGTCGACCGGTCGGCCTTCGACCGGATCATCCAGGCCGGCGGCTACATCACCGCCCCCACCGGTTCCGCGCCCGAGGCCCACGCCACGCCCGTGCCGAAGCCGGACGCGGACCTCGCCTTCGAGCACGCCGAGTGCATCGGCTGCGGCGCCTGCGTCGCGGCCTGCCCCAACGGCGCGGCGATGCTGTTCACCTCCGCCAAGATCAACCACCTCAACGTCCTGCCGCAGGGCGCGCCCGAGCGCGAGACCCGGGTGCTGGACATGGTGGCGCAGATGGACGAGGAGGGCTTCGGCGGCTGCACCCTCGCCGGCGAGTGCGCCACCGCCTGCCCCAAGGGCATCCCGCTCGTCTCCATCACGGGCATGAACAAGGAGTGGCTGCGGGCCACCCGGAAGGCCGCGAAGGGGTAGCGGCGGGCCGCACAGGGAAGCGTTCGCCGGGACGGGCGGACGGGCGGGGCCGGGAGCCGGTGCTCATCCCGGCCCCGCCTCGTGTCCCGCACGGGGGACGAGGGCTGTCGCACCCCGTCGGCGGTCTTCGCCGCACGGTCCCCGGGCACAAGGGG includes:
- a CDS encoding succinate dehydrogenase/fumarate reductase iron-sulfur subunit is translated as MKLTLRVWRQKNADADGTMSTYEVDGVSPDMSFLEMLDTLNEELILKGEDPIAFDHDCREGICGACSLVINGDAHGPERTTTCQLHMRSFKDGDTIDVEPWRAAAFPVVKDLVVDRSAFDRIIQAGGYITAPTGSAPEAHATPVPKPDADLAFEHAECIGCGACVAACPNGAAMLFTSAKINHLNVLPQGAPERETRVLDMVAQMDEEGFGGCTLAGECATACPKGIPLVSITGMNKEWLRATRKAAKG